From the Pseudomonadota bacterium genome, the window TTCTCGCTGAGCGAGTCGAAGTCATCGCCAGAGCCCTCGAGCGCCAGCCGTCGCTCCAGGTCACCGAGGCGGATTTGCTCGGTCAGGGTGTTGATGGAGCGCAGGCGCGAGAACGTGTAGCGGCCGAGCAATAGGGCCAGGCTCAGCGCGATGAGCAAGCTCACGAAGGCACCGATGGCGCCGAGCTGACGCACCCTGACCACGACGTTCAACACGTCGGTAGCGACGATACCGTATTCGAACTGTCGCCCTTGGGTCGCCAGCACCCGCTTAACCAAGCACCGCTCTGCGGTTGACTCAGGAAAGTGTGTCGCCACGAGGTCGACCGCGCGCCATCCGCCTGGGCGGGATGCGCCAGCCTCCTGCCAGCTTCGGTTGGGCGCCGATGCCGGGATCAGCGCCTGGCCATCTTCGGTCACAGCGCTCATCCGAAGACAGCGGCTCTCGCGGTCGAGCTGGTCGCTCACCGCGTGCATCAGCACATCCCACCGGCGCTGGCGCGTCATCCTTGGCCAACGCCACTCTGTGGGCCAGCCCTGCGCTCGCTCGAAAACTCGCTGCCATAGAGCCTCGTGCAGTGAGTCCGGCGCGTCCTCGATGATCAGGCGTGCGTAGTAGCTGAGGGGATAGTCGATGTCGGGCAAGCTCGACTGATCGCCGAGTAGCCACAGGCGGATATCCACAGCGGCGCGGGCCGCCCCGTCGGTCCGCGTACGGGCCAATCGAAGTGCCGTTAGGTAGTCAGTCAGAAAGCCATCGAGGTCGGTGGCAGGCAGCGCTTGGGTGCCGATGAGTTGACCTTGCAGTTGCTTCCCGAACCACGTGCCCAGTTCGAGCTCCTCGCGATCGATGAGCGCGGAGAACCCATCGATTTCATCATCGAGTCTTACCATCGTCGGGGCAAGCAAGCTCTGCTCGGTCAGGGCGACGACGGCGAATATGACGCACGCAGGCACGACCCACATGACCAGCGTCAACGCTAGCGCTGAGCGTACGCTCGAGCTGCGAAGGAAGCTGCCCTTACGCACGCAGCATGTAACCCATGCCGCGCACGGTGCGAATCAGCGCGGTGGAGAATCCCTTATCTACCTTCTGCCGCAAGCGAGAGATGTGTACGTCTACGATGTTAGTCCGTGGATCAAAGTGCAGACCCCAGAGCGCTTCAAGGAGCATCGTTCGTGTCACTACCTGCCCCGTATGCTCCATGAGATATTCCAGCAGCGCGTATTCGCGCGGAAGCAGCTCGATCTCCCGATCGCCCCGCCTTGCCACCCGCGCCAGGCGATCGAGCAGTAGGTCACCCACCTGCAGGCACGTGCCTTGCGGGGTCATTCGGCTGCGCCGAACCAGAGCCTCGATTCGAGCCAGCACTTCGCTGAAGACGAAGGGTTTACTCAGGTAGTCGTCCGAGCCAGCACGCAACCCCTCGACTCGATGGTCGACGTTGCCCAAGGCGCTCAAGACTAGCGTCGGCGCGTGATTACCCGCGGCCCGAAGTGACTTGATGATATTGAGTCCATCGGCGCCCGGTAGCATTCGATCGATGATTAGTACATCGAATTGGCTACGGGAAGCGGCCACGCTGGCGACATGGCCGTCATGGAAGGTCTCCACCGTATGGCCGGCTTCGCGCAGACCCTTGGCCAGGTAGGCGCTGACTTCCTGGTCATCTTCAGCGATCAATACATGCATTGTCGAGGTTGCTTGCGGGAACGGGCAGTGACCATGGTAACGCGGCACGTACCGTGACCCCCACATTAAAGATCCTTAATGCGCACTCCACGTTCTCGCCACTTGGTGTTGCTAGGCTGCTGCTGCCTTTCAAACACTGGCTTGGGGGATGAGAAGTGCGCCCACGATACCGACTCTTGTTCACGCTGAGTATTTCAGCGGGACTGCTGACAAGCGCCAGTTGCGGTGGTGACACGGATGCCGCACCGGCCGGTGCGCTCTCTGTGCAAGCCTCCCCGTCCTCACCCGTCGCGCTGGTCGTAGGAGACGATCTTGTGAAGGACGCAGGGATTGCGGCGCAGGCAGCCCTTGCCGCCGCGCCAACCGAAGGAGGCGGCGCCTTTGCTACGGCATCACGTACCTCTCGCTTCCTGACCCAGGCGACCTTCGGACCGACACCTGGCGATGTGACAGCGCTCACCGGCACCAGCGCGTCGCAGTGGTTCCTGGCTGAGTTGGTCAAGCCGCCCAGTCGACACCTGCCGACGCTTCGGGAGTACAACGACCTGATCGCCGAGATCGACGTGGAGTCATCGCTCAGTGCCGCTCGGACTTCCCTTTCGTTCTGGCTCAAGTCGATCACCGCCGAGGATCAACTTCGCCAGCGAACCGCCTTTGCCTTGTCCGAGATCATCGTCGTGTCCAACGCCGGCGGCGAACTGCTGTCGGACATAGCGGAAGCCGTCTCGGCTTTCCAGGACATACTGATTACGGGCGCCTTCGCCAACTTCCGACAAGTGCTCGAGCGTGTGACCTACTCACCAGCGATGGGGTACTACCTGACCTACATGGGGAGCAAGAAGGCCAATCCGATGACGGGGCAACAGCCCGACGAGAACTACGCCCGTGAGCTCCTACAGCTGTTTACCATCGGCCTGATCGAATTGAACCCGGATGGTACGCCCCGGCTAGGTGAGGACGGGCTGCCAATCGAAACGTACGACAACGACGACATCACGGGCCTCGCCAAGGTGTTCACTGGCCTCAACCTGAACTACGACGGGCCCGAGGAGAACATCGAACGCGTCGGTCCTGTTCCCTGGAGCACGCCAATGCGGATCATCGCCGCCGATCACTCGCAGGCAGAAAAGCGCTTCCTTGGCACCTCCATCCCCGAGTTCACCGATGCGGCCACGAGTATCGATCTCGCCCTCGACGCCATCTTCGCTCATCCCAACGTAGGCCCTTTCCTCGCTCGCCAGCTGATCCAGCGGCTCACCACCAGCAACCCCGCCCCCGCCTACGTGCAGCGTGTGGCGAGCGCCTTCGACACGGGCAGCTACGTGCTCCCGGACGGTACGCCGGTTGGCGCTGGGATCCGCGGGGATCTTGCGGCCACGGTTGCAGCGGTGCTGTTCGATGAGGCCGTGCGCGACGATGCGAGCCTCGCCGATGCCACCTTCGGCAAGATCCGCGAACCAGTGCTGCGCTTCACCAGCTGGGCGCGTGCTTTCAGTGCGAGCACGGTGACGCCAGAGTTAACGCTGACGCTGTGGGAGAGCGCTGAGAGCACGCAGCTTGCACAACACCCTTACCGCGCGCCATCGGTATTCAACTTCTTCCGACCTGGCTATGTAGCCCCGGGCACTCAATCAGGCGCATTGGGTTTGACCGTTCCCGAGCTGCAACTGGTGAACGCGACGACGACCCCCGGCTACACCCACTACTTGACTTTCTTCATCCGGGGCGAGGGTGCCTTCACCGACGTTCGGGAGTTGGCAGAGACGTTTCGGATCGAGGGCATCCGGCTCGATCCGCGTCTGGCACGCAGCAGTTTCCTGCCCGACTACTCGACGGAGATTGCCCTTGCGAGCGATCCCGTAGCCCTGGTCGATCACCTGGCCAGCAAGCTCACCTACGACACCCTGCGCCCGGAGATGCGCACGGGGATCGTCCGCGTTCTCAACGCCCTACGTCTTGACCCGGAGGTGACAGCGCAGGAGCTCGTCGAGGTAAGCCTGAACTTGCTCATGTCCTCTCCCGACTACCTCGTGCAACGCTAACGCGCTAAAGGACAACGAAATGCCCTACACCCGACGCATGTTCTTGAGGGACTCCGCCGCGACCTCTTCCCTCGCCCTGACGACGCTGGGCGGCGCGCTGAGCAGCTTCGGCGCAGGCGCCGCGGACACGGAGGGCTACCGAGCCCTGGTGTGCGTATTTCTCTTCGGGGGCCTCGACAACCACGACACGCTACTCCCGTACGACCAGGCCTCCTACGACGAGTTCGCCACGATCCGTAGCACGCTGCTAGCAAGGCAGGGCGAATCGCGACTGCGGGAGAACTTACTGCCACTGGTGACGGCGGACCCGGAGCAGTTCGGCGGCCGGCAGTTCGCCCTGCCGCCCGAGCTCGCCGGCATCAAAGCCATCTACGACCAGGGGAAGGCAGCCATCGTCGCCAACGTTGGACCACTGATCGTACCGACAGATCGGCAAGCCTATGAGGAACAATCGGTTCCTGTCCCCTCGCGTCTGTTCTCGCACAACGACCAACAGATCACCTGGCAGGCGAGTGCGCCAGAGGGCGCTCAGTTTGGCTGGGGCGGGCTATTCGCCGATGCGGCGGTGGCCGCTGGGGCCAACGGTGCACCGGAGTTCTCGACCATCGGCAGCGTCGGTACTGGCGTATTCCTGTCTGGCCAGCTAGCTCAGCCCTACAACGTTAGCGCAGGCGGCGCCGAGCGTATGCGCCTGTTGGAGCTCCTCGAGGAGCGCGTAGGCGCGCCCGGTGGTGCCGGGGCGCTACAACTGGCTCGCGCACTCCTACGCGATCAGGTCTACGCGGGAGGACATGTGCTGGCACAAGACATCGGTGCGGGATTTCGAGCTGCCATCGACAGTAACGAGCGTTACAACGAGGCGATAGGCGGCGGTGAGGCGCTGCAAACCGAGTTCCCAGAGAGCGAACTCGGCATCAGTCTGAGGACCATCGCCGAGGCGATCAGCGTTCGACAGAACCTGCAGGCGAGCCGCCAGGTATTCTTCGTCGGGCTGGGTGGCTTCGACACCCACTCGACGCAAGCAGACGTCCTTCCGGGATTGCTTTCGACGGTGGACGCGGCGGTGAGCGCATTCTACGCAGAGATGGTCGCGCAAGGTATCGCCAACGACGTCACGCTGTTCACCGCCTCGGACTTCGGTCGCACCCTTGCCGTCAACGATGATGGTACTGACCATGGCTGGGGCGGCCATCACTTCGTGCTGGGCGGCAGCGTCCAGGGTGGTGCGATCTACGGCGACATGCCACCGGTCGGCTTTGGGCATTCCCAGGACTCGGGGAATGGACGACTCATCCCCACAGTCGCGGTCGAGCAGTACGCCGAACCGATGGGTCGTTGGTTTGGACTCGACGACAGCGAACTCGCACTTGCGCTTCCGAATCTGGCGAACTTCGCTGCTGAGCCTGGGCTCACCTTCTTGTAATGATCGCGGTCTACGACCCTAAGTGCGAATCGCTACCAATCGGACGCGTAGTGCCAACAAGCTGGACAGCAATAAAGCCACGAACCCCTGGTGCTACCCCTACCCCGAGTTATCCCCCGTCGCAGCTATTGGGAACTTCGCTCGGTCCGGGACCGGGGGTCGGCCCGGCGAAGAAGAGCTCACGCAGGCGGACGAAGTCAGCGCCGTTGACTAAACCATCACCAGTAAAGTCCGCGTCCTCGTCGTAGGGGTTCGGTGGCAGGGACTCGCGGAACAGTCGGGCATCGTCCACCGTGACCTGGCAGTCATCATTCAAGTCAGGATCGCACGCGTTACCGAAGCCATCCCCGTCCGTGTCGCGCTGGTCGGCGTTGGCGATTTCAGTGCAGTTATCCGCGTTATTCGGTACGCCGTCGGCATCGCGATCTTCCGTATCGCAGTCGAGGCGGCCGCCGAGGTCGTGGCGGGAGGTGAAAGTCCAGGCGATCTCATTAGCATCGATGTCCCGATTGCCGGTGGCCCCCGGCCAGTCGTGGCCACCTCTGTTCACCTTGTAGTGCTCGATGCTCACGCAGCCGGCGCCGTTGGACCAAGTGTAGTACTCCACGGTGCTGCCGTCGTTGGGCACCGTGTCCGGGATGTCGACGATCGTGGGCGTCGGGTCGGCGCCGGCGTTCGCCACCCAGTACTCGCTGGCGGCGATGAGCCCTAGACTGAAAGGCGGAGCGCCTTCGTAAGCATTATAGAAGTCTAAGGTACCGTGGATGCTGACCACGGGCACGGCCCGAGTGGGATGGCAACGACGTTCGGTC encodes:
- a CDS encoding HAMP domain-containing sensor histidine kinase, with amino-acid sequence MRKGSFLRSSSVRSALALTLVMWVVPACVIFAVVALTEQSLLAPTMVRLDDEIDGFSALIDREELELGTWFGKQLQGQLIGTQALPATDLDGFLTDYLTALRLARTRTDGAARAAVDIRLWLLGDQSSLPDIDYPLSYYARLIIEDAPDSLHEALWQRVFERAQGWPTEWRWPRMTRQRRWDVLMHAVSDQLDRESRCLRMSAVTEDGQALIPASAPNRSWQEAGASRPGGWRAVDLVATHFPESTAERCLVKRVLATQGRQFEYGIVATDVLNVVVRVRQLGAIGAFVSLLIALSLALLLGRYTFSRLRSINTLTEQIRLGDLERRLALEGSGDDFDSLSENINLMLDRMQQLMDAVRQISDNIAHDLRSPLTRLRNRIEILSRHPAPTAQDVAPIVEQADEVLATFTDLLHIAQLEQLGQQRNLVSLDLALVAREVQDMFEPVFAQSHTELEVSTPAVARIMGDRNLWVQLLNNLLENVLKYAPDCARVQLSLRSDGPHWRLEVRDQGPGVPEYALQRLTERFYRVESHRGSPGTGLGLSLVAAICRLHGGELALVNDHGLVVRIHVPQAPSDTRSSV
- a CDS encoding response regulator transcription factor encodes the protein MHVLIAEDDQEVSAYLAKGLREAGHTVETFHDGHVASVAASRSQFDVLIIDRMLPGADGLNIIKSLRAAGNHAPTLVLSALGNVDHRVEGLRAGSDDYLSKPFVFSEVLARIEALVRRSRMTPQGTCLQVGDLLLDRLARVARRGDREIELLPREYALLEYLMEHTGQVVTRTMLLEALWGLHFDPRTNIVDVHISRLRQKVDKGFSTALIRTVRGMGYMLRA
- a CDS encoding DUF1800 family protein, whose protein sequence is MFTLSISAGLLTSASCGGDTDAAPAGALSVQASPSSPVALVVGDDLVKDAGIAAQAALAAAPTEGGGAFATASRTSRFLTQATFGPTPGDVTALTGTSASQWFLAELVKPPSRHLPTLREYNDLIAEIDVESSLSAARTSLSFWLKSITAEDQLRQRTAFALSEIIVVSNAGGELLSDIAEAVSAFQDILITGAFANFRQVLERVTYSPAMGYYLTYMGSKKANPMTGQQPDENYARELLQLFTIGLIELNPDGTPRLGEDGLPIETYDNDDITGLAKVFTGLNLNYDGPEENIERVGPVPWSTPMRIIAADHSQAEKRFLGTSIPEFTDAATSIDLALDAIFAHPNVGPFLARQLIQRLTTSNPAPAYVQRVASAFDTGSYVLPDGTPVGAGIRGDLAATVAAVLFDEAVRDDASLADATFGKIREPVLRFTSWARAFSASTVTPELTLTLWESAESTQLAQHPYRAPSVFNFFRPGYVAPGTQSGALGLTVPELQLVNATTTPGYTHYLTFFIRGEGAFTDVRELAETFRIEGIRLDPRLARSSFLPDYSTEIALASDPVALVDHLASKLTYDTLRPEMRTGIVRVLNALRLDPEVTAQELVEVSLNLLMSSPDYLVQR
- a CDS encoding DUF1501 domain-containing protein, whose product is MPYTRRMFLRDSAATSSLALTTLGGALSSFGAGAADTEGYRALVCVFLFGGLDNHDTLLPYDQASYDEFATIRSTLLARQGESRLRENLLPLVTADPEQFGGRQFALPPELAGIKAIYDQGKAAIVANVGPLIVPTDRQAYEEQSVPVPSRLFSHNDQQITWQASAPEGAQFGWGGLFADAAVAAGANGAPEFSTIGSVGTGVFLSGQLAQPYNVSAGGAERMRLLELLEERVGAPGGAGALQLARALLRDQVYAGGHVLAQDIGAGFRAAIDSNERYNEAIGGGEALQTEFPESELGISLRTIAEAISVRQNLQASRQVFFVGLGGFDTHSTQADVLPGLLSTVDAAVSAFYAEMVAQGIANDVTLFTASDFGRTLAVNDDGTDHGWGGHHFVLGGSVQGGAIYGDMPPVGFGHSQDSGNGRLIPTVAVEQYAEPMGRWFGLDDSELALALPNLANFAAEPGLTFL